Proteins encoded together in one Larus michahellis chromosome 4, bLarMic1.1, whole genome shotgun sequence window:
- the LOC141743174 gene encoding adhesion G-protein coupled receptor G5-like isoform X4: MNFPVELVKGNQAQGVEQELVCIYIHSPCIFQDARNSSVLNNDVVGAFLRSGRVAGLSRPVKIQFWHDTVLDASNATCVFWEPGAGMGSTGSWSREGCETTHGEGTVICRCNHLTYFAVLLLPVGALTPAQLASLTHITTVGCSLSATATLCTLLLCCFSRQWLRDNTTRIHMHLLAALLLLNCSFLLSAPLAAGAEGLCQAAAALLHASLLCALAWMAAEAFHLLLLLVKVYNIYIQRYLLKLSLFAWGLPVLAVAAVFVFKRDTYGYHTISTSGDYRNTTMCWLTSSPAHYATLCYTGLILLFNTLVLGRVAVILRRIRQQKGQAWKDWATVLGLTCLLGTTWGLAFFRSLCLPLVRHRAPPEQAGLWQQHLQITRPDAGVRGCEGSSGVAPCGRGVVAAPRGETAGATDTTGFFERKNLGCPSISNQH, encoded by the exons ATGAACTTCCCGGTGGAGCTTGTGAAGGGCAACCAGGCACAGGGAGTAGAGCAGGAGCTCGTCTGCATCTACATCCACAGCCCCTGCATCTTCCAG GACGCCCGCAACAGCTCCGTGCTGAACAATGATGTGGTGGGAGCCTTCCTGCGGAGCGGGCGCGTGGCCGGGCTCAGCCGCCCTGTGAAGATCCAGTTCTGGCACGACACGGTGCTG GATGCCTCCAATGCCACCTGCGTCTTCTGGGAGCCTGGAGCTG GCATGGGCAGCactggcagctggagcagggagggctgcGAGACCACGCACGGGGAGGGCACCGTTATCTGCCGCTGCAACCATCTCACCTACTTCGCCGTTCTGCTG cTCCCGGTGGGTGCCCTGACCCCAGCCCAGCTGGCATCGCTCACCCACATCACCACCGTTGGCTGCTCCCTCTCGGCCACCGCCACCCTCTgcaccctcctgctctgctgtttCTCCAG GCAGTGGCTGAGGGACAACACGACCAGGATCCACATGCACCTCCTGGCCGCGCTGCTCCTGCTCAACTGCAGCTTCCTGCTGAGCGCGCCGCTGGCTGCCGGCGCCGAGGGGCTCTGCCAGGCCGCGGCTGCCCTGCTGCATGCCAGCCTTCTCTGCGCCCTGGCGTGGATGGCCGCTGAGGccttccaccttctcctcctcctcgtcaaGGTCTACAACATCTACATCCAGCGCTACCTCCTCAAGCTCTCCCTCTTCGCTTGGG GTCTGCCCGTGCTGGCCGTGGCGGCTGTTTTTGTCTTCAAGAGAGATACGTATGGGTACCACACCATCAGCACCTCTGGGGACTACAGGAACACGACTAT GTGCTGGCTCACCAGCTCGCCGGCCCATTACGCCACCCTCTGCTACACTGGCCTCATCCTGCTCTTCAACAcgctggtgctggggagggtggcGGTGATACTGCGGAGGATCAGGCAGCAGAAGGGGCAGGCGTGGAAGGACTGGGCGACAGTGCTGGGGCTCACCTGCCTGCTGGGCACCACCTGGGGCTTGGCCTTCTTCAG GTCTCTTTGTCTGCCTCTGGTACGTCATCGTGCACCGCCGGAGCAAGCCGGGCTCTGGCAGCAACACCTCCAGATAACGCGCCCCGATGCCGGGGTGAGGGGCTGCGAGGGGAGCTCAGGAGTTGCTCCCTGCGGACGTGGCGTGGTGGCGGCCCCCCGGGGAGAGACAGCCGGCGCTACAGACACCACGGGTTTCTTCGAAAGGAAGAATTTGGGCTGCCCCTCCATTAGTAACCAACACTGA
- the LOC141743174 gene encoding adhesion G-protein coupled receptor G5-like isoform X2, which translates to MAKERTTVMPTPLLIAFILCLATCILRGQAPPEQEETEGHMGILEELLQQGCGSAHHARERLNQLETNPTPWKKHNFTGRMIETYVFKFRTEQFRGLNLSSSMDEKPGGGRRFRHAMNFPVELVKGNQAQGVEQELVCIYIHSPCIFQDARNSSVLNNDVVGAFLRSGRVAGLSRPVKIQFWHDTVLDASNATCVFWEPGAGMGSTGSWSREGCETTHGEGTVICRCNHLTYFAVLLLPVGALTPAQLASLTHITTVGCSLSATATLCTLLLCCFSRQWLRDNTTRIHMHLLAALLLLNCSFLLSAPLAAGAEGLCQAAAALLHASLLCALAWMAAEAFHLLLLLVKVYNIYIQRYLLKLSLFAWGLPVLAVAAVFVFKRDTYGYHTISTSGDYRNTTMCWLTSSPAHYATLCYTGLILLFNTLVLGRVAVILRRIRQQKGQAWKDWATVLGLTCLLGTTWGLAFFRFGVFLVPQIYLFTILNSLQGLFVCLWYVIVHRRSKPGSGSNTSR; encoded by the exons ATGGCCAAG GAGAGGACCACAGTGATGCCCACCCCGCTGCTCATCGCCTTCATCCTCTGCCTCGCCACCTGCATACTGCGGGGTCAAG CCCCGCCAGAGCAGGAGGAGACGGAGGGACACATGGGCATCCTGGAGGAgttgctgcagcagggctgcggCAGCGCCCACCACGCCAGGGAGAG GTTAAATCAGCTGGAGACGAACCCGACCCCCTGGAAGAAACACAACTTCACGGGCAGGATGATTGAGACCTATGTGTTCAAGTTCAGAACAGAGCAATTCAGAGGGTTAAACCTCAGCAGCAGCATG GATGAGAAGCCGGGCGGTGGCAGGAGGTTCAGGCACGCCATGAACTTCCCGGTGGAGCTTGTGAAGGGCAACCAGGCACAGGGAGTAGAGCAGGAGCTCGTCTGCATCTACATCCACAGCCCCTGCATCTTCCAG GACGCCCGCAACAGCTCCGTGCTGAACAATGATGTGGTGGGAGCCTTCCTGCGGAGCGGGCGCGTGGCCGGGCTCAGCCGCCCTGTGAAGATCCAGTTCTGGCACGACACGGTGCTG GATGCCTCCAATGCCACCTGCGTCTTCTGGGAGCCTGGAGCTG GCATGGGCAGCactggcagctggagcagggagggctgcGAGACCACGCACGGGGAGGGCACCGTTATCTGCCGCTGCAACCATCTCACCTACTTCGCCGTTCTGCTG cTCCCGGTGGGTGCCCTGACCCCAGCCCAGCTGGCATCGCTCACCCACATCACCACCGTTGGCTGCTCCCTCTCGGCCACCGCCACCCTCTgcaccctcctgctctgctgtttCTCCAG GCAGTGGCTGAGGGACAACACGACCAGGATCCACATGCACCTCCTGGCCGCGCTGCTCCTGCTCAACTGCAGCTTCCTGCTGAGCGCGCCGCTGGCTGCCGGCGCCGAGGGGCTCTGCCAGGCCGCGGCTGCCCTGCTGCATGCCAGCCTTCTCTGCGCCCTGGCGTGGATGGCCGCTGAGGccttccaccttctcctcctcctcgtcaaGGTCTACAACATCTACATCCAGCGCTACCTCCTCAAGCTCTCCCTCTTCGCTTGGG GTCTGCCCGTGCTGGCCGTGGCGGCTGTTTTTGTCTTCAAGAGAGATACGTATGGGTACCACACCATCAGCACCTCTGGGGACTACAGGAACACGACTAT GTGCTGGCTCACCAGCTCGCCGGCCCATTACGCCACCCTCTGCTACACTGGCCTCATCCTGCTCTTCAACAcgctggtgctggggagggtggcGGTGATACTGCGGAGGATCAGGCAGCAGAAGGGGCAGGCGTGGAAGGACTGGGCGACAGTGCTGGGGCTCACCTGCCTGCTGGGCACCACCTGGGGCTTGGCCTTCTTCAGGTTTGGCGTCTTCCTCGTCCCCCAGATCTACCTCTTCACCATCCTCAACTCCCTGCAAG GTCTCTTTGTCTGCCTCTGGTACGTCATCGTGCACCGCCGGAGCAAGCCGGGCTCTGGCAGCAACACCTCCAGATAA
- the CCDC102A gene encoding coiled-coil domain-containing protein 102A isoform X2, whose product MSQSGASRLAGSPPLPGGSLLALLAPEPSPSPPSGTPSPGPPPALLEGDWEGREELRLRELEEARARAAQMEKTMRWWSDCTANWREKWSKVRAERNRAREEVRQLRHRLEALTKELAGLRRDRPEERPPPARPPQRLHGRPGTGSPPDADGDKGEADPEREEPVRDVGGEAPQKAKELELMENILTSKQDESWEQRGPRASFTRQERSRLLWEDVSVMEEDATKVTALKLRLDESQKVLLKEREDKLALSKSIEKLEGELSQWKIKYEELNKNKQEVMKQLNILKEIHQDELGRISEDLEDELGARSSMDKKLAELRAEMERLQAENAAEWGRRERLETEKLNLERENKKLRAQIEDLEEVLARKRRQTASALDTDLKTIQAELFEKNKELADLKHIHAKLKKQYQEKMAELAHANRRVEQHEGEVKKLRLRVEELKKELAQAEDELDEAHNQTRKLQRSLDEQTEQSESFQVQLEHLQSRLRRQQSTPLFGKMRSTRFGPDDTGDVTSDPDEDEDLQIQVP is encoded by the exons ATGAGCCAAAGCGGGGCCTCGCGCCTGGCCggctccccgccgctgccggggggctCGCTGTTGGCCCTCCTGGCCCCTGAGCCCTCCCCGTCACCCCCGAGCGGGACGCCTTCGCCCGGCCCCCCACCGGCGTTGCTGGAAGGGGACTGGGAAGGGCGGGAGGAgctgcggctgcgggagctggaggaggcgCGGGCGCGGGCGGCGCAGATGGAGAAGACGATGCGATGGTGGTCGGACTGCACGGCCAACTGGCGGGAGAAATGGAGCAAGGTGCGGGCTGAGCGCAACCGGGCCCGCGAGGAGGTGCGGCAGCTGCGGCATCGCCTGGAGGCCCTCACCAAGGAGCTGGCTGGCCTGCGCCGCGACCGGCCCGAGGAGCGCCCGCCGCCCGCGCGCCCACCCCAACGCCTCCACGGCCGGCCCGGCACCGGCAGCCCGCCCGACGCCGACGGGGACAAGGGAGAAGCCGACCCCGAGCGGGAGGAGCCTGTGCGGGATGTGGGGGGCGAGGCACCCCAAAAAGCTAAG gagctggagctgaTGGAAAACATCTTGACGAGCAAGCAGGACGAGAGCTGGGAGCAGCGGGGCCCCCGGGCCTCCTTCACCCGCCAGGAACGGAGCCGCCTGCTCTGGGAGGACGTCAGCGTCATGGAGGAGGATGCCACCAAAGTCACCGCCCTGAAGCTGAGGCTGGATGAGTCCCAAAAAGTGCTGCTCAAGGAGCGGGA GGACAAGCTGGCGCTCAGCAAGAGCATCGAGAAGCTGGAGGGCGAGCTCAGCCAGTGGAAGATCAAGTATGAGGAGCTCAACAAGAACAAGCAGGAGGTGATGAAGCAG CTCAACATCCTGAAGGAGATCCACCAGGACGAGCTGGGGCGCATCTCCGAGGACCTGGAGGATGAGCTGGGTGCTCGCTCCAGTATGGACAAGAAGCTGGCCGAGCTGCGTGCGGAG aTGGAGCGGCTGCAGGCGGAGAATGCAGCCGAGTGGGGCCGGCGGGAGCGGCTGGAGACGGAGAAGCTCAACCTGGAGCGGGAGAACAAGAAGCTGCGGGCGCAGATCGAGGACCTGGAGGAAGTGTTGGCTCGTAAGCGGCGGCAGACGGCCAGCGCCCTGGACACCGACCTCAAAACCATCCAGGCTGAGCTCTTTGAGAAGAACAAG GAGCTGGCTGACCTGAAGCACATCCATGCCAAGCTGAAGAAGCAGTACCAGGAGAAGATGGCCGAGCTGGCCCATGCCAACCGCCGTGTGGAGCAGCACGAGGGTGAGGTGAAGAAGCTGCGCCTGAGGGTGGAGGAGCTGAAGAAGGAGCTGGCCCAAGCCGAGGACGAG CTGGATGAGGCCCACAACCAGACACGGAAGCTGCAGCGGTCGCTGGACGAGCAGACGGAGCAGAGCGAGAGCTTCCAGGTGCAGCTGGAGCATCTGCAGTCCCG GCTGCGGCGGCAGCAGAGCACCCCGCTTTTCGGCAAGATGCGCAGCACCCGCTTTGGCCCCGATGACACTGGGGACGTCACCAGTGACCCCGACGAGGACGAGGACCTGCAGATCCAGGTGCCCTAG
- the LOC141743174 gene encoding adhesion G-protein coupled receptor G5-like isoform X3, translating to MAKDEKPGGGRRFRHAMNFPVELVKGNQAQGVEQELVCIYIHSPCIFQDARNSSVLNNDVVGAFLRSGRVAGLSRPVKIQFWHDTVLDASNATCVFWEPGAGMGSTGSWSREGCETTHGEGTVICRCNHLTYFAVLLLPVGALTPAQLASLTHITTVGCSLSATATLCTLLLCCFSRQWLRDNTTRIHMHLLAALLLLNCSFLLSAPLAAGAEGLCQAAAALLHASLLCALAWMAAEAFHLLLLLVKVYNIYIQRYLLKLSLFAWGLPVLAVAAVFVFKRDTYGYHTISTSGDYRNTTMCWLTSSPAHYATLCYTGLILLFNTLVLGRVAVILRRIRQQKGQAWKDWATVLGLTCLLGTTWGLAFFRSLCLPLVRHRAPPEQAGLWQQHLQITRPDAGVRGCEGSSGVAPCGRGVVAAPRGETAGATDTTGFFERKNLGCPSISNQH from the exons ATGGCCAAG GATGAGAAGCCGGGCGGTGGCAGGAGGTTCAGGCACGCCATGAACTTCCCGGTGGAGCTTGTGAAGGGCAACCAGGCACAGGGAGTAGAGCAGGAGCTCGTCTGCATCTACATCCACAGCCCCTGCATCTTCCAG GACGCCCGCAACAGCTCCGTGCTGAACAATGATGTGGTGGGAGCCTTCCTGCGGAGCGGGCGCGTGGCCGGGCTCAGCCGCCCTGTGAAGATCCAGTTCTGGCACGACACGGTGCTG GATGCCTCCAATGCCACCTGCGTCTTCTGGGAGCCTGGAGCTG GCATGGGCAGCactggcagctggagcagggagggctgcGAGACCACGCACGGGGAGGGCACCGTTATCTGCCGCTGCAACCATCTCACCTACTTCGCCGTTCTGCTG cTCCCGGTGGGTGCCCTGACCCCAGCCCAGCTGGCATCGCTCACCCACATCACCACCGTTGGCTGCTCCCTCTCGGCCACCGCCACCCTCTgcaccctcctgctctgctgtttCTCCAG GCAGTGGCTGAGGGACAACACGACCAGGATCCACATGCACCTCCTGGCCGCGCTGCTCCTGCTCAACTGCAGCTTCCTGCTGAGCGCGCCGCTGGCTGCCGGCGCCGAGGGGCTCTGCCAGGCCGCGGCTGCCCTGCTGCATGCCAGCCTTCTCTGCGCCCTGGCGTGGATGGCCGCTGAGGccttccaccttctcctcctcctcgtcaaGGTCTACAACATCTACATCCAGCGCTACCTCCTCAAGCTCTCCCTCTTCGCTTGGG GTCTGCCCGTGCTGGCCGTGGCGGCTGTTTTTGTCTTCAAGAGAGATACGTATGGGTACCACACCATCAGCACCTCTGGGGACTACAGGAACACGACTAT GTGCTGGCTCACCAGCTCGCCGGCCCATTACGCCACCCTCTGCTACACTGGCCTCATCCTGCTCTTCAACAcgctggtgctggggagggtggcGGTGATACTGCGGAGGATCAGGCAGCAGAAGGGGCAGGCGTGGAAGGACTGGGCGACAGTGCTGGGGCTCACCTGCCTGCTGGGCACCACCTGGGGCTTGGCCTTCTTCAG GTCTCTTTGTCTGCCTCTGGTACGTCATCGTGCACCGCCGGAGCAAGCCGGGCTCTGGCAGCAACACCTCCAGATAACGCGCCCCGATGCCGGGGTGAGGGGCTGCGAGGGGAGCTCAGGAGTTGCTCCCTGCGGACGTGGCGTGGTGGCGGCCCCCCGGGGAGAGACAGCCGGCGCTACAGACACCACGGGTTTCTTCGAAAGGAAGAATTTGGGCTGCCCCTCCATTAGTAACCAACACTGA
- the LOC141743174 gene encoding adhesion G-protein coupled receptor G5-like isoform X1 has product MAKERTTVMPTPLLIAFILCLATCILRGQAPPEQEETEGHMGILEELLQQGCGSAHHARERLNQLETNPTPWKKHNFTGRMIETYVFKFRTEQFRGLNLSSSMDEKPGGGRRFRHAMNFPVELVKGNQAQGVEQELVCIYIHSPCIFQDARNSSVLNNDVVGAFLRSGRVAGLSRPVKIQFWHDTVLDASNATCVFWEPGAGMGSTGSWSREGCETTHGEGTVICRCNHLTYFAVLLLPVGALTPAQLASLTHITTVGCSLSATATLCTLLLCCFSRQWLRDNTTRIHMHLLAALLLLNCSFLLSAPLAAGAEGLCQAAAALLHASLLCALAWMAAEAFHLLLLLVKVYNIYIQRYLLKLSLFAWGLPVLAVAAVFVFKRDTYGYHTISTSGDYRNTTMCWLTSSPAHYATLCYTGLILLFNTLVLGRVAVILRRIRQQKGQAWKDWATVLGLTCLLGTTWGLAFFRSLCLPLVRHRAPPEQAGLWQQHLQITRPDAGVRGCEGSSGVAPCGRGVVAAPRGETAGATDTTGFFERKNLGCPSISNQH; this is encoded by the exons ATGGCCAAG GAGAGGACCACAGTGATGCCCACCCCGCTGCTCATCGCCTTCATCCTCTGCCTCGCCACCTGCATACTGCGGGGTCAAG CCCCGCCAGAGCAGGAGGAGACGGAGGGACACATGGGCATCCTGGAGGAgttgctgcagcagggctgcggCAGCGCCCACCACGCCAGGGAGAG GTTAAATCAGCTGGAGACGAACCCGACCCCCTGGAAGAAACACAACTTCACGGGCAGGATGATTGAGACCTATGTGTTCAAGTTCAGAACAGAGCAATTCAGAGGGTTAAACCTCAGCAGCAGCATG GATGAGAAGCCGGGCGGTGGCAGGAGGTTCAGGCACGCCATGAACTTCCCGGTGGAGCTTGTGAAGGGCAACCAGGCACAGGGAGTAGAGCAGGAGCTCGTCTGCATCTACATCCACAGCCCCTGCATCTTCCAG GACGCCCGCAACAGCTCCGTGCTGAACAATGATGTGGTGGGAGCCTTCCTGCGGAGCGGGCGCGTGGCCGGGCTCAGCCGCCCTGTGAAGATCCAGTTCTGGCACGACACGGTGCTG GATGCCTCCAATGCCACCTGCGTCTTCTGGGAGCCTGGAGCTG GCATGGGCAGCactggcagctggagcagggagggctgcGAGACCACGCACGGGGAGGGCACCGTTATCTGCCGCTGCAACCATCTCACCTACTTCGCCGTTCTGCTG cTCCCGGTGGGTGCCCTGACCCCAGCCCAGCTGGCATCGCTCACCCACATCACCACCGTTGGCTGCTCCCTCTCGGCCACCGCCACCCTCTgcaccctcctgctctgctgtttCTCCAG GCAGTGGCTGAGGGACAACACGACCAGGATCCACATGCACCTCCTGGCCGCGCTGCTCCTGCTCAACTGCAGCTTCCTGCTGAGCGCGCCGCTGGCTGCCGGCGCCGAGGGGCTCTGCCAGGCCGCGGCTGCCCTGCTGCATGCCAGCCTTCTCTGCGCCCTGGCGTGGATGGCCGCTGAGGccttccaccttctcctcctcctcgtcaaGGTCTACAACATCTACATCCAGCGCTACCTCCTCAAGCTCTCCCTCTTCGCTTGGG GTCTGCCCGTGCTGGCCGTGGCGGCTGTTTTTGTCTTCAAGAGAGATACGTATGGGTACCACACCATCAGCACCTCTGGGGACTACAGGAACACGACTAT GTGCTGGCTCACCAGCTCGCCGGCCCATTACGCCACCCTCTGCTACACTGGCCTCATCCTGCTCTTCAACAcgctggtgctggggagggtggcGGTGATACTGCGGAGGATCAGGCAGCAGAAGGGGCAGGCGTGGAAGGACTGGGCGACAGTGCTGGGGCTCACCTGCCTGCTGGGCACCACCTGGGGCTTGGCCTTCTTCAG GTCTCTTTGTCTGCCTCTGGTACGTCATCGTGCACCGCCGGAGCAAGCCGGGCTCTGGCAGCAACACCTCCAGATAACGCGCCCCGATGCCGGGGTGAGGGGCTGCGAGGGGAGCTCAGGAGTTGCTCCCTGCGGACGTGGCGTGGTGGCGGCCCCCCGGGGAGAGACAGCCGGCGCTACAGACACCACGGGTTTCTTCGAAAGGAAGAATTTGGGCTGCCCCTCCATTAGTAACCAACACTGA
- the CCDC102A gene encoding coiled-coil domain-containing protein 102A isoform X1 has translation MSQSGASRLAGSPPLPGGSLLALLAPEPSPSPPSGTPSPGPPPALLEGDWEGREELRLRELEEARARAAQMEKTMRWWSDCTANWREKWSKVRAERNRAREEVRQLRHRLEALTKELAGLRRDRPEERPPPARPPQRLHGRPGTGSPPDADGDKGEADPEREEPVRDVGGEAPQKAKELELMENILTSKQDESWEQRGPRASFTRQERSRLLWEDVSVMEEDATKVTALKLRLDESQKVLLKEREDKLALSKSIEKLEGELSQWKIKYEELNKNKQEVMKQLNILKEIHQDELGRISEDLEDELGARSSMDKKLAELRAEMERLQAENAAEWGRRERLETEKLNLERENKKLRAQIEDLEEVLARKRRQTASALDTDLKTIQAELFEKNKELADLKHIHAKLKKQYQEKMAELAHANRRVEQHEGEVKKLRLRVEELKKELAQAEDELDEAHNQTRKLQRSLDEQTEQSESFQVQLEHLQSRAAPRRPPPQQLSLGRLRRQQSTPLFGKMRSTRFGPDDTGDVTSDPDEDEDLQIQVP, from the exons ATGAGCCAAAGCGGGGCCTCGCGCCTGGCCggctccccgccgctgccggggggctCGCTGTTGGCCCTCCTGGCCCCTGAGCCCTCCCCGTCACCCCCGAGCGGGACGCCTTCGCCCGGCCCCCCACCGGCGTTGCTGGAAGGGGACTGGGAAGGGCGGGAGGAgctgcggctgcgggagctggaggaggcgCGGGCGCGGGCGGCGCAGATGGAGAAGACGATGCGATGGTGGTCGGACTGCACGGCCAACTGGCGGGAGAAATGGAGCAAGGTGCGGGCTGAGCGCAACCGGGCCCGCGAGGAGGTGCGGCAGCTGCGGCATCGCCTGGAGGCCCTCACCAAGGAGCTGGCTGGCCTGCGCCGCGACCGGCCCGAGGAGCGCCCGCCGCCCGCGCGCCCACCCCAACGCCTCCACGGCCGGCCCGGCACCGGCAGCCCGCCCGACGCCGACGGGGACAAGGGAGAAGCCGACCCCGAGCGGGAGGAGCCTGTGCGGGATGTGGGGGGCGAGGCACCCCAAAAAGCTAAG gagctggagctgaTGGAAAACATCTTGACGAGCAAGCAGGACGAGAGCTGGGAGCAGCGGGGCCCCCGGGCCTCCTTCACCCGCCAGGAACGGAGCCGCCTGCTCTGGGAGGACGTCAGCGTCATGGAGGAGGATGCCACCAAAGTCACCGCCCTGAAGCTGAGGCTGGATGAGTCCCAAAAAGTGCTGCTCAAGGAGCGGGA GGACAAGCTGGCGCTCAGCAAGAGCATCGAGAAGCTGGAGGGCGAGCTCAGCCAGTGGAAGATCAAGTATGAGGAGCTCAACAAGAACAAGCAGGAGGTGATGAAGCAG CTCAACATCCTGAAGGAGATCCACCAGGACGAGCTGGGGCGCATCTCCGAGGACCTGGAGGATGAGCTGGGTGCTCGCTCCAGTATGGACAAGAAGCTGGCCGAGCTGCGTGCGGAG aTGGAGCGGCTGCAGGCGGAGAATGCAGCCGAGTGGGGCCGGCGGGAGCGGCTGGAGACGGAGAAGCTCAACCTGGAGCGGGAGAACAAGAAGCTGCGGGCGCAGATCGAGGACCTGGAGGAAGTGTTGGCTCGTAAGCGGCGGCAGACGGCCAGCGCCCTGGACACCGACCTCAAAACCATCCAGGCTGAGCTCTTTGAGAAGAACAAG GAGCTGGCTGACCTGAAGCACATCCATGCCAAGCTGAAGAAGCAGTACCAGGAGAAGATGGCCGAGCTGGCCCATGCCAACCGCCGTGTGGAGCAGCACGAGGGTGAGGTGAAGAAGCTGCGCCTGAGGGTGGAGGAGCTGAAGAAGGAGCTGGCCCAAGCCGAGGACGAG CTGGATGAGGCCCACAACCAGACACGGAAGCTGCAGCGGTCGCTGGACGAGCAGACGGAGCAGAGCGAGAGCTTCCAGGTGCAGCTGGAGCATCTGCAGTCCCG GGCTgcaccccgccgccccccaccccaacagCTCTCCCTCGGCAGGCTGCGGCGGCAGCAGAGCACCCCGCTTTTCGGCAAGATGCGCAGCACCCGCTTTGGCCCCGATGACACTGGGGACGTCACCAGTGACCCCGACGAGGACGAGGACCTGCAGATCCAGGTGCCCTAG